Genomic segment of Synchiropus splendidus isolate RoL2022-P1 chromosome 4, RoL_Sspl_1.0, whole genome shotgun sequence:
GCCGAGGTCCATTCACTATCTTTGCTCCTGAATCAGAGGTGCTTAAAGCTCAGAGAAGCAACATGGAGGTaagtatgtttttttaaatgaaatttgatACCTAATGTGACCACAGTCCTAGTCATGTTGCATATGGTATATttgttctgtctgtcttccGTTTATAATATTTAACCTTTTGTTATGTGAATTCTCCTGAAAATAGTCTCCATAATTTTGCAGCAGTTAGAAGAATTGTTATACTCCTCATGCAATAGAACTAAGCCACTCTTGCATGAGGAATGgttttctttgttctttataTGGAAGCAAACGTGACACACTTCATATTAAAATGCTAAATCTTTCATTTTCCTCTAGGGCAGCTCGACCTTCATATCAAAAGAGGAAATGCGTACCGTCATATACAGCCACATTGTAATGTGCCACACTCTGCTGCCCGATGACCTTCGCATAGCCAGAAACCTAACAACGCTCTCTGGCCGAGTCGTGACCACGAGGGCCTCACAGGTGATCACACTGAGAACTGCTCTTTATATTTGCGGAATGATTTCATGCACTGGTGAATGCCCTTCATTCAGCATGATGAAAACGCcaaaacattcaaaacaacaGGAATGGGGTGCGATTACTTTTCTCAACCTTGATGACACAGAATGCCCAAAAGTTTTCTGAATTTTTCCCAAGATATTCCTACTGAAAAGGAATGAAACAAATGCTGATTTGTACCAATTTTTGATCGGCTTACAACTCTGtactgtggtacctcggttttcgaacgtcccggacaaAATTcggagttaaaaaataaaaataaaaataaaaataaaaataaaacatgacccTTCCAAAAAAACTTTGGGGCTGGTTTTGCTGTATCTTTGACGGTTTCTGAACTAACCAAAGTTGTTCAGGGGGAACAATGTTTTTAGCCTAACTATAAAAAGCCAGGTGCAGTGATGTCGTGCATGGGGTTAGAGCCGATGTAAATGCATGAAGGAGGGGCAGCTGCAGTAACGTGTGCAATTTCTTCAATTTCTACATGAGATATTGCGAGAAAGATTCACTTTGGGTTGCCATGAATCATTGTCTTCTTGTCACATTTAGGATAACATCTCCATAAATGCAGCACAAGTAACATACAGCCATGACGTCTGCACAAATGGTATCTTCTATGAGGTCAACAAGGTTCTCTACTTCCCCAAAAGTGATGGCATTCGCCCTCCGTCTCCAGTAAGGCCACATTTATTGTGTCATTTTTTGGTGTGTTAGTTCAGTATTGTGGATTCACACAGTCATCGTCATCTATTTCATCAAAGAACAttattaaccctaaccctgtaATGGACTTACCCCTGGTCTTTATCCAGCTCAATCTTTCTGATGTTGCTGATCGCCACGGCTACAGAAACTTCTTCAAGCTGctccaggtgaggcagaggacaTCAGCTAACATGATACCCGCTGACACTTGCTGTTCTTTTAGGACACGGGTGTGATAGACCAGATCCAGGATCCAATGTATCGGCCTGTCACTGTCTTCCTGCCCACCGATTCTGCCATGTCATCTCTGCCCCAGCAACAGAAGGACTTCCTGTTTCACCAGCAGAACCGAGCTGAGCTGCTAGAGTACCTGAAGTATCATATTCTGCTGAACGAAAAGGTGACTAGTCCAAACTGATTAATTGTCCAACACAAACCTTGTGTATAATATTCTCAGTTTTTCCTCTCACCAGGCAAATGCTGAGGTCTTGACCCACATGGATTCTCCCCGGACCCTGCAGGGTTCCCCCCTCTCCTTCCTCTGTGGCGGCATGGATGACATTGTAGGTTTGAAGAAGCTAAAAGGCGTCAACGTCTGCATGGGTGAACTCCATTTGTCTTCCATCAGGGTGAAATTTTTGTCAATGATGAGAAGTGTCGGATCGTTCAAAGACATCTGGTTTTCAACGGTGGCATCGCCTACGGGATCGACTGTCTGCTGACCCCACCCAGTCTTGGTGGACGCTGCGACAAGcacgtgacctttgaccttccgGTCAGTCTGCAAGTGTTCAGTTTCTTACCCATTATGTGAGTGGTGACTGTTGCATTTTTTTCCGCGGTAGATGAACTGTCGAGCATGCACAGGAAACCCTTACTGCCCGCGAGGATCAActttaaaggtttgtgttgtttCCTTTGTGGCTGGaacccacaaggttaagcctcaatttgaggatgaagacttcaaaattgACTGGGTCATTCTAATTACGTTTAAGTTATGTTCatagtcctggttcaggttagccatttcttttggatggtcaggtttagggttAAAAGATgtggaaagcatgaaagtcaatgaaatgtccccacaaaacagaaaaacatgaggtgtatgtgtgtgtgtgtgtgtgtgtgtgtgcgcgtgtggtGCAGCATTAGTCGAAATAGTATCAGCAGTGGCAGTACTAGATGTACATGATACAGTGGCAGAAGTACTGTCACAGGTAGTACACTACATAGTGCTAGGAGCAGTAGTAGAGGAAGTAGTAGTGATAGCTGTAATAGGTGAACGAGTCACAGTGGTAGTCGAAATAGACGTCTTAGAGTCTTTGTATTGTCAGCAGTATTGTTTCAGGGAGTTTCAATAGTAACGTTATGGTTGCAGCACTGGTGTTTGTTGTTCTGTTCCAATCAGAGTGGCTGATGTGGTTTTTGCAGGAGGTCAACAAGTGTGACGCACCCTTTTTTCAAGTCACCAAGAACTCTGGCTGTCGTAGCATCTGCACTACCAACATTTGGCAGCCAAAGTGTTGTCCAGGTTACTATGGACGGGACTGTCAGGgtgagactgttttttttttcattcacttgtatatatatatatatatatattgtatatattatataatatatataatatattatatattggtAAAATAAGAACAGCTAAGTTGCTGCAaaataacaaagacaaaaagcaCCGTAAAGGTTGATGATACATTTGTTAGAATGTTTATCTTGATGTAATGGTTCTTACAATGGTCCTTCCTGGAACTTCTTCCTGTCCAGTGTGTCCCGGTGGCGCCCGTTCTCCCTGCAACAACCGTGGTCAATGCGATGATGGTCACCTTGGAAACGGAACGTGCACCTGTGTCCCAGGATTTGGGGGTCTGGCCTGTGAGCAGTGCACTTCAGGCTTCTTTGGGACAAAGTGTCAAGGTGcgtgacctgttttttttttttttatcagacacTCCATCTCACCAGACCCTTTTGTTTGTCAGCATGCAACTGCACGGAGCATGGGTCATGTGATGATGGTCGAAGAGGCACTGGCTTGTGCTTCTGCGAGTTAGGTTGGACCGGTCAGCGCTGTGAGACCAAGCTTGGTGAGAAACGTTGTGTCAGCATTCGACTTTCATCCCTATAGTCATGACCACTCAGACTGCCTCTTCCAGACGTCATCCCGGTTTGTGATCCTGCTTGTTCCCCAAAGGCCATCTGTCAGGGAAACAACACCTGTGTTTGTCGGCCTTTTCACGATGGAGATGGTTACTCCTGCACAGGTGCGTCCAGCAGGAGTCTTTGATGGTGAAATACCTTTGTCGAACCTGACCATTATTGGTCTGACTGTGTCATCAGTTGTGGATATGTGTCAAATCTGGAATGGAGGCTGTGCCCCGGATGCCAAGTGTTCCCAGGTGGgcgatcatgtgacctgcacATGTCCCAAGGGTCATTCAGGAGATGGCTTCACCTGCCAGCCGATCGACCCGTGCACAGAGGACAACGGCGGCTGCCATGAGCACGCAGACTGCACCATGACAGGGCCTGTGAGTTTGCTTCCTGAAATATGAAATTCATATAACTATATGTCTAACATTTAATATTGAGATTTGCTCTGGCACAATCTATGCAAACATGTCGACATGTAGAAGGAtcactgtttttctgtttgattttctgtttgtttctgtctgatgtgttttgtgTAAGAGCTAATGGATCGTTTTCATTCAGGGGAAGCGAAGGTGCAGCTGCAAAAACGGATTCATCGGAGACGGGGTGACCTGTGAGGTCAAACAGCTGCCTATCAGCCGCTGTCGCCAGGACAACGCCGGCTGTCACTCAGATGCCCGGTGCACTGATCTCCATTTTGAAGGTGTATATTTATGCTCTTTTTGTGTATAATACTACGACTTCAAATGGACCAAGATGAATTTCACGACTGGATTGGAGGTTGAGGGCTGTCATTTACATTCCGAATCATTCAGACTTTGTGTGGTTTTTCAGGGGAAGTGACTGGTGTCTGTATCACCAGTCCAGCGAGGCTTGGCACATTGCTTTTCTAAGACCCAGTACATCACCAGGATTCTTGGTGTGGTTTCCTAGTCAGATCTATGATGTTGGATGGCACCGACCTGAACCAAGTCTTGAAATAACTTTCTCACAGATGCTTTTAAATGTTGAGTCCCAGAATGAGGCTAAGAGGAGGAACTCTTTAGGACTGAACCTTTGCACACTGCTTTAAAAGGTTTGAAAGAATATTTGCAACTGAATACCACGTTAGGTTAGCAAAGTGCCATACCGTTGATGCAGTCATATCACCTAACATCCAAAGCTGGTGAATTTCTCTGCAGGATGTTATTATTGAAGGGCTCATGTCCCATTCTTGGCACATCATGTTGCTACAAGAGCTGAGCATTGTTGTCCTTTTCCAGGAGAAAAATTCAATGGTATTGTGAGATTATATCCCACACCTCCTGGTGAAATGCACTTATCTTGCAaagtttatttgtcatttaagtTTCAATTTCAGTGAATAGAACCAAACTTTTTAAACTTGTACTCTTTGTATTTTGTCTcccttgtgtgtattttatttttttccttgcttGAACTCCTGTAGATTCAACTCTGGGTGTGTTCCACCTGCGCTCTGCCAAGGGTCAGTACAAACTGAACTTCAAGGCAGCTGAGCAGGCCTGTACTGACGCTGGAGGAAGCCTGGCCACGTATAATCAGTTGTCCTACGCTCAGCAGGTCTGTGAACTCATCAGACTCGTAGCAGGCAGCCTTTGTTAGAGTGGAGCAGATCGTaggaaaaattgaaataaacaactgaaaaacacaatgatgtttattaaatgttaaaaatagtGTTTTCATAATTTCGTCTTTTTCTTTAGAAGTGAACTCTCCTTGGCTGAAGATGACCACTATATTTATTCTCGATATAGTCTATTGTtgtctgtttcaaatgtgtgAATTTTTACAGGGTGGGATGAACATGTGTGCTGCTGGCTGGTTGGACCAGGCGCGGGTGGCCTACCCCACCACATACTCCAATCCCAAATGTGGATTTGGACACGTGGGGATCGTGGACTATGGTGTTCGTAAAGACCTCGGAGAGACCTGGGACGTGTTCTGCTACAGGATGAAAGGTCAGTTCAGGTCATTGAAGGCCAATTGAGGTCGTCAATAAGATGTTGCTTACGTGCAATAGGAAGTAGAACATTTTGACTCTTTCAGACATTTTTCATACATTTAATTTTTCTaattttccactttgttttgttttcttttttttttaccatttcttttgtgttgttttaatttACTTTTCCTTCCTGACGCTGCAGCTCTAGTTTTCTTTCATCACACTTCGATCTTGTTTCTTGTTGCTAATACATTTCCTTCTATGAGAATGCTCAAGGATATTACACTTGTCTTATTTTATGTTCTAATTCTTTTATGTTTTCTTAAGTTTAAACATTTTCCTCTCATAATTATTTGTGACTGTAGGGTTGCCTGTGAGATTCGATACAGTTGTTCAGGTCACCTCCTCTGGCAATAACTGAAACCTGGATGAGTTTAAGCAAAGCaagaaatgtattgaaaaacaGTTGTACAATTGGAGGGCAGTCCCCAGACCCTGTGTGCACAGAATCCAACGAGGCTGTGGCGTCTCAGAGCTCAGAACACAAGCATGAAGACAAACTCATTTGAAGCAAATTCCTTCAGAAGCTTCTTGACCTTTCATCTGAGCCCGGATTCAGGCACCCATCCTGTCCTCCCTAGCTCCTCCCCTCTACCACAATGCTGGTGGTTCCCATACTCATAGAAGGTCATCACAGACACAgtgtcaacaacaaaacagaaaccaGAACTCTGAGTGCAAtgtgaataatgaaaaatgtgtatttttcccATGACACCCTCACATATCAGACAGGTTTGTTGAAGTGATTAAAATTGCAGTGTCCTGTTTCCAGAGGTTCGATGCGAGTGTAAGCTTGGATACGTTGGAGATGGATACAGCTGCACGGGGAACCTGCTGCAGGTGTTGAAGTCCACACCAACCTTCTCTAACTTCCTCACTGTGAGTCCTAATGTCTCTCTTTTTATGTTAAAACCAGTCTACCGGCTAACACTTCTTCCAAATGCAGCAAATCCTCAACTACTCTCGCACATCTGACTTGGGAAAACGCTTTCTCAACCGTCTTGGCGACATCACTGTCCAGTCAACGCTGTTTGTCCCAGACAACGACGGCCTGATGGACAACCAGGTTGCGTTCTCCTCTATAACCCACAGCTTGAATTGCACTTTTCTTTCACACTTActctcaatgtttttttttttggtccagaCCTTGTCTCACCGTGACTTAGAATCCCACCTGTTGAACGGTATGGCGCTTCCTCTCAGTCAGCTGACCAATGGCCGCCGTCTTGACACGGGAGTTGGCCGCCTCACTGTTCAGGGTGTCGTTGATTTACTGGACCCGACAGCTCTGGTCAGACAATTTCAGATTCTGTACCACATGAAGTTCAGACTAACAACTCTGggaaatatatattctttttgtcTCCTCAGTCATCACGTTATGTCAACAATCAGTTCATCACCCAGGCTGACATCCAGGCATCTAATGGGATCATACACGTCCTCCAGGGCCCCATAAGGGCCCCGCCCCAGACTCAAGCGGTCAGTGAAATCATCTTCTGATGCTGGTTctgactgacctttgacctgcttgTCATTAGCAGCAACATGTGGCCCACAAGGCGGGGATGGGCGTGGGTGTGGTGCTGCTGATAGCCGTGGTGACCGTTGCTCTGTTCGTGGCGTACCGCTTCTACCGCCACAACACCAAACCGTTCCGGTTCCACTACTTCAAAGTAAGCCATGATATCACTCATCAGTTTTTCAACCCGCCTCATGACGGTGATGAAAACCGCCGCCTCTCCCGACAGGAGGATGACAATGAAGAGGAGGAACCTTCACCTCTATCAGGGGGTCGCAGCATCAGCAATCCAGTTTACGAACCAGGCCCGGAGGAGTCCGGTGTTCACGAGATCATGGCAAGTCGCTACGTTCCTTGATCACTCAGATGATTCAAGTTTCCCCAAGTAAAACCTGTCATGGCTTTCTTCAGGAAGCTGCAGAGAAGCTGACTGAGGCAGCGGAGGCACCTGACCTGCTGCAGATTGGATGAGACAGATGACCCGACTGGAACGCATCGAACATGTGACCTCACCCTGATCAAACTTTCCCCATGATCTGTAGTATTACTTTCAAAATCCGAAACATCCGAAATTGAATTTTTATGGAGTACTGAAATCCTCTTCTGCTGTATCAAATAGTTGAAAAATGTGGAatcatgttattaaaaaaaagtttaaaaatggTTGAATGTGCAACTGTTAGTGGTCATTTTCAtgccacagatttttttttcctaataaGTTGAGACACCATACTGAACCCTTCTTTCTGGACAAAGACTTCTTTCCTAGACCCCTTTCGCACTTTTCACAGACACAAAACATAACATGAACCTGGACTTTACATTGAATCTGCAAATTCACAGGTGGAGTACTGCTCTGCTCTTCACTAGATGGTTTCCTTGTAGGAATAAATCAAATATGTCTTTAAATGAAAGCCTTTATTTCAGTCAGATATCTTCCGTCACTTCGTCAATCCAGGGGTGATAGTCTGGGATGCTGGAGAAAACGGCAGGTTTGTCTGCATCGCACCGCCAACTTCCCCACGTCAGGAGGCCGAACAGGAAGTAACGGCCACGTTTTCGACACAGCAGGGGCGCAGCCGAGTCTCCCTGTAGATCAGCGATGTGTCAGATGTGTTGCTCAGATTGCAGATCATCAGAAAGTGAAAATTACCATGCagcctgctgcagctccaggagaaacacacaagtgagtgtcactgatgacatcacgtcCCCATGCCTCCATGCAGCTGGTCCGGTTGACCAGATTTACCCGAGCATGATGGATGCGTTCAGGGCCGACAGCCGCTACAAGGGAACAGATACAGTTACCAAAATAATTAGGATTAGAGAGGCGCTCAAGCAAGAGACTCACAGGAGCATAAACAAAGATTATTTGAAACAATATGTTCTTCGACAGTCAAATTGCAGCCCTCCAGTCTCACGAAAATCtcatacaaaatgaaataaatgatcaCCTGATCCTTTGACAGCCCCCCATCCCGTGGTTATACATTCCCAGGTGCTGTCAagctcctcgtcctcttcagGGACACAAACTGGGGACACAGTGGGGCCTAGAGGACAAACACACAACCTCTAGAGAGAGCCAGAAGAAATGGGAGTACTTCTTGTTGTCTTACCAATTCTGGCTGGTATGCTGAGTTTGACAAGAGACAGATCTGATCTCGGAGGGAAACTGTGGTCTTGGACAGGGTTGAAGACTTCATCCACTGGTATTCTCTGAGAGGAGGGGAAGCGGAGATCATGGGCTCCCAAAACCACCACGTCCTCTCGAGGCCTGTGCACAACATGAGGGTTCGCTGTGCAGCCATCacagctgaaggaggagagcTACAGAGTCCAGCTGATTGTTATTGTTGAAAATATCACTTTGCTTTGGTGACCCACTACAAGTTCAGTCTTCACTGAATTGATGTGTGTCATGAGATAAAAATGCATCAAAATGGTGAGTCACTTTTTCACCTGCAAatgaatatgtttgttttacataaGATGCTAGGTGCTAACTAGCCTTTTGTGGAGAATTAAGTCAAATATCTTTCATCTTATACAGCATGTAGTAAAATGTCCTTCTAACTACTGCTTTCTTTGGGGTTGGTCTCATTTGTAATACTTTTGTTCTACAGTGTTTTATGGTGAAGGACAGATGTTAAATTGAGGCAGTTCATAGACTCAGCCCATGTGCCACCTCCTTATTAATACAGAACTGTTTTGAGAGATTacaacatcatttttttttgttctaaggTCCAGAGACCTCAGCAGTCGAAGTTACCTGACATTGCAGTGGCGTGCGGTCAGCACCCAGCGTCTGTGAATGAGCGTCCCGCTGCAGTAGTGGTGCCCATTGGACTGTAGACTGACCTGCCAGGGCCAGAAGTAAGGGCAGGGCTCCGTGACGTTCTCCACAACGCTGTCGCCATGCCCAGAAATCACGGCCAGCATGGGAGTGGTCTTGCACTTGGAGCTGGTCTGCTGCCCACATCTGTCCtctgccacaaaaaaaaaaaaaaaatcagcagaaGACAACGCCACAAAGAAGAATGAGCTTCCCGGTTGTACACGTCAGGCTGTCAGCTGTGGCAGGTAGTTCATGAGGCAAAATAAGTAACTTACTAGTCTGCAGCAAGTCAGTGTCCTCCATCGAGTCACACCTCTTTATTTGCATCTTCCATGAACTTCATTAGTTGTTCTTGATAGTATCCCCaacttaaacagtatgatgAACCCTCAGTCTAACCTCTCCCAACAGTCCTACTGGACCCCCAAGATTCGACTCCCATTCACAATACAAGATATTGGAACTTCTCTGCCTGATGCAAGACAGTCATTCCAAGTACCTCCAGCACCTAGTTTGCTCAGGTGCACAATAGTCTCCATTAAAGAGACCACACACAATGTCAAAAatgacaagattttttttttcccgcatAAGGATAAAACGTCAGCAAGCAGTGGTGGTTTTATGAGTTTTCTTTAACAGAAGaatccagaaagaaaacatAACTAAATAACAGGCACACTTTTGCCGCTCACAGAATTTGAGCTCCTGCTTACAGCCTGGATGCTTGTTGAAACAGATGAGTCTTTATGGCTATCAAGTCAAAGGTCAAAACATCCCCCTTCATATATAGCATACTATATAAATTCCACAATTCTACCAGACAGTTATGTCTAGTCAGATGGACCACACAAAGTGCCACTTGTATGAACAAAAATGAGGATATATGTGTGTACATGTACACGTGTGGTACCATTTCCTTCCTGGATTGAGATTTTGCTTGTGTTGGGGTGACTCATTACTCATGTCCCACTGGAATTTAAAATGTCAGGTGACCTCACATCCTATCAGCGAAACATAAGACCGGACTCCTTAATGAAACGTACCTATAGTTGGAGAGTCTTCGTAAACTCTGTCCTGATCGTCTGTGAACAAACCAAACATGAAACAGGAACACCACGATGGAGAGTACCGGATCAACAAGTCTCACGGATGGTGTCGGACATCCACTCCACGAGTGGCTGCATCTTGGTGTATACCCCTGGTTTCTTGGCTCGTCCACACCCAACGCCCCAGCTCACCAGTCCAGCCAGTTGGAAGTGTTCTTCAGTGAAGCATGACAACGGCCCTCCAGAGTCACCCTTAAACAGAGACGGGTCACACGCCGCACTCGTTCAAAGTGGCACAGGCTCAAAAAATATTTGAGTCCGAGAAACCATCGTACTGGTTCTAGTGGTTGAGCTGAATCGGAATTAAGATGCATAGGAGAATCACCTGGCAGGCGTCGGAGCCGCCGCCTTCTTTCCCAGCGCAGAACATCGACCTCCTGATCCTGCCAGAATAGTACTTGTTACAGACGTCCGAGGACAGAATGGTAACGTTCACCTCCTGCAGACGGGTCACTCGAGGTCCATCTATGAAGCCACAGTCATCAGCGTCCGTTTCGGGAAAAGTATTCCATATTCCATGACCCTGACACTTACTCTCGCGGGTGGCGCCCCAGCCGGTGGTGGTGCACTTCTTGAAATGGTCCACTGGGGACGTCCAGATTTTGATGGGTCGGACAAACTGGTTGAAGATCAGCgtttttttcagcttgagcAGTGCAATGTCGCGCTCTTTGGTTTTGGTGTCATATCTGGGGTGGCTGATGAGTGCCGCGACCCCAACCACCTGCTCAACAAAGTGATGATCAACACTCAAAACACTTTCACAGCTTGTCTTGTTCACTGGGGTAACCATTTTTGGTTGCATGAAAAAATCCCATTATACCTCATCTGAGTCAAGCTAGACAATGTGAACACCTCAAAACTCTAAGGATGTCAGACAGATCATTGTTAAAGGCCTCAGTCTCGCCTCCTATCAACGTGGACTGCAGGATTTGTGACGCACACCAGGTTTGGGTTGATCCCAAGCAGAAACTCTCCACACGGACCATATGAGAATTAATGTTTTGGGTGCACCAGTTACACCGAAATATTTCAGACGACCCGTCTTACCTGCTGTCCCACCTCATCTGGATTGTCCAGGTCGTGTTTTCCGGCTTTCACCATCCAGAAGGAAGCTTTGTTGTACCTGCAGACGCCAATCATTTGGTATTTGCTAAATGTGATTCTGACCTGACTCACTTTTTGAAGCAGTGCGCGGCTGACAGGACCCAGAGCGGTGAGATGACAGCGCCACCGCAGGCAGGCATGCCAGAGAAAGTCAGTGACACCTGCCAAGGCCAAGAGTGTGCCCAGGCTTCTTGGCCACCTATGATCCGGGTCTCAACCTCCTTCTCGGGCATGAAGGAGCGAACGCCTGCGAGCTCTGAGGAAAATAGGAGGAAGACATACAATTTATACCTTCCTTATGCTTCATCTCTAACACAAACTTTAGAGCAAACGTTCTTGACTCATGCTGGAAAGCCTCCtaaatagtgggtggtgatagaGAACTTCGAGTGACCATCTACACCTGCTCCTCTGATGCATCTGTTGCACACGTTATTCCTCTATTTCGGGGGTGTCCAAACAGGTCCAGAACAGtgggtgctggtttttgttccaacccaggAGGTACACACTGTTTAACCAATCACCTGAGTGGTAAAGCCAAGTGTGCACCACTTGGGTTAGATACGAAACCTGATCTGGAGCATTTGCACTTCCTCACAACTGAACTTGATTTATAGTGAACAAAAGTATAATAACCGTACTTATTTCGATGTAGGAATTAAGCAGCTCATGTGGATGTGGAGAACTAGTTACCTGAATATAACTGAAATTCTATGAATAGATGCCAATCCCTCTAATGGGCTCCGCTACACTGAAATGACCTCATTTCTCCTCTGCATCCTGGTTGTCCGTGGAAATGCGTTTGACTAAAACGCACATATTCGTCTTTAAATCTTTATTTTGCAATCTTTCTGTAGGATGGAAATTTAGGTTTCATAATGAATTTCATATACTTTTATAACTGTCCCAAGTTTGTCACTTGTTCTGTTGTTGGAAGCATGGATGCGTGGATTAGTTAGTTGAACACAGTCATCGCCATAACTGTGGTTTTGTAACAATATTTTGTAGTTTGCATTCCTGACCCTTTAGGGATTACTTTTCCTTTTAAACACTACTTTGTTAGCAAAAACTGCATAGCAAGACGAGAGGTCTGACTGTCAGTCAGGTGGTGCTTGAATcacctgacacctgattggttacgctgtgtgtgcttgttcaggttggaacaaaaacctgccccaACTGTGgctctttgaggaccggttCGACACCCCTGCTCCAGAAACAACAGGTTTTAACTTGGGTTGCAGATAAATAAACATTGACTTGGTTCTCACAAGCTTCAAACTAACCAACAAGGGAAAAGACCTACCAAAATTTCCAAAGAAATTGCCTGAATCCTGCTCAATGTCAGCCAGATGTGGGTTTCCATCTGAAGAAAGAGTTAaagacaaatatttcatttcaaaacagagTGACCAGAGTAGagccatttattttcattgagcACCTATATACTCTTAAAACAGAGTTTCTTTTAATGGAACACTCCATTTAGGTCTAGATTATGCTCAGGGTATAGCTGGCCTCAAGTCACGCTCCAGTTGGTGGACAAGTATAAAGTTGGCTCAAACAAATGAGCATGACGATCCACAGTCAAGGTGACCTTGGCTTGATATTTTAAATATGAGATTCTCTCCTGAATGCTGAACAACCTGTGGGTGACCACTAAGTGCCGGTTACATGGTGGAAGTATGGAATTTGTGTCCGGTGACCAGAGCTTTGCACTGAGATGTATTcattattaaaatacatttcaaattgtTTGAAAATTGAATTTTTTACT
This window contains:
- the ovch1 gene encoding ovochymase-1, which gives rise to MLLFLLASLLCFLRVCDGNPHLADIEQDSGNFFGNFELAGVRSFMPEKEVETRIIGGQEAWAHSWPWQVSLTFSGMPACGGAVISPLWVLSAAHCFKKYNKASFWMVKAGKHDLDNPDEVGQQVVGVAALISHPRYDTKTKERDIALLKLKKTLIFNQFVRPIKIWTSPVDHFKKCTTTGWGATRENGPRVTRLQEVNVTILSSDVCNKYYSGRIRRSMFCAGKEGGGSDACQGDSGGPLSCFTEEHFQLAGLVSWGVGCGRAKKPGVYTKMQPLVEWMSDTIHDQDRVYEDSPTIEDRCGQQTSSKCKTTPMLAVISGHGDSVVENVTEPCPYFWPWQVSLQSNGHHYCSGTLIHRRWVLTARHCNVRPREDVVVLGAHDLRFPSSQRIPVDEVFNPVQDHSFPPRSDLSLVKLSIPARIGPTVSPVCVPEEDEELDSTWECITTGWGAVKGSAAVGPERIHHARVNLVNRTSCMEAWGRDVISDTHLCVSPGAAAGCMGDSAAPLLCRKRGRYFLFGLLTWGSWRCDADKPAVFSSIPDYHPWIDEVTEDI